One genomic region from Candidatus Rokuibacteriota bacterium encodes:
- a CDS encoding CDGSH iron-sulfur domain-containing protein, translated as MAVKISIRPNGPYLVEGEVELVDVNGNKIDTSGRGPRFALCRCGASVTKPFCDGTHSKIGFQAAEAAVAQEKK; from the coding sequence ATGGCCGTCAAGATCAGCATCAGGCCCAACGGCCCGTATCTGGTGGAAGGCGAGGTCGAGTTAGTAGATGTTAACGGCAACAAGATCGACACGAGCGGGCGGGGGCCCCGGTTCGCGCTGTGCCGCTGCGGTGCGTCGGTCACCAAGCCGTTCTGTGACGGCACCCACAGCAAAATCGGCTTCCAGGCCGCTGAAGCGGCCGTCGCCCAAGAGAAAAAGTAG